A part of Gossypium hirsutum isolate 1008001.06 chromosome A07, Gossypium_hirsutum_v2.1, whole genome shotgun sequence genomic DNA contains:
- the LOC107956905 gene encoding uncharacterized protein, translating into MSVEVLDSATIVNFVEDEEAFNISIRERFAHLDTNHDGLLSYTELSKDLQSLRVLETHFGIDIKTDPKELAHVYESLFEQFDHDSNGTVDLDEFKLETKRMMLAMANGMGFLPVQMVLEEGSLLKIAVEHESTKTNCCLNLFKNV; encoded by the coding sequence ATGAGTGTGGAAGTGTTAGACAGTGCCACCATTGTTAACTTCGTTGAAGATGAAGAAGCATTCAACATCTCAATACGAGAGCGATTTGCTCACCTGGACACCAACCATGATGGGCTACTGTCTTACACTGAGTTGTCCAAGGATTTGCAGAGTCTCAGGGTGCTCGAAACTCATTTCGGCATCGACATTAAAACGGACCCAAAGGAACTCGCTCACGTTTACGAATCACTGTTCGAGCAGTTCGATCACGACTCCAATGGGACGGTGGATTTAGACGAGTTCAAGTTGGAGACCAAGCGGATGATGCTTGCTATGGCTAATGGGATGGGTTTTTTGCCTGTTCAAATGGTGTTGGAAGAAGGCAGCCTATTGAAGATTGCAGTTGAGCATGAATCCACCAAAACTAATTGCTGCTTGAATCTCTTCAAAAACGTCTAA